Proteins found in one Paludisphaera rhizosphaerae genomic segment:
- the purD gene encoding phosphoribosylamine--glycine ligase, whose amino-acid sequence MKVLVIGRGGREHALCWKLKQSPRVTAVYCAPGNAGTALDVQNVPIEPGDHRGLVQFAKREGIGLTVVGPEEPLTKGVVDLFIREGLRIFGPRQDAAELEGSKVFAKDLMRQAGIPTADYRIFRGAPDAEHYILSREVALIVRSRGRSTIRNTIHCRTAAETLEAVERILDPREMLSPGVQVEIEDRGARKVFSTIAEAREFVLSCPLGLVVKADGLAAGKGVYVCSTLRQALDAIDQIMVRRIYGQAGDRVLIEEKLDGRETSVLALTDGRTIIPLASSQDYKRALDGDEGPNTGGMGAFSPTPMVTADLMQNVEREILVPIVHALKRSRRPFRGVLYAGLMLTNQGPKVLEFNVRFGDPETQVILMRLKSDILDALEAVVDERLDTIDLQWDARPAVTVVMAAEGYPGHYERNRGIQNIAAADRLPDVKVFHAGTKLRPDPEVGRDPRILSDGGRVLNVTALGDDLAQARERAYEAVRTIRFPGSVYRRDIAEGIVEADGA is encoded by the coding sequence GTGAAAGTCCTGGTCATCGGCAGAGGGGGCCGCGAGCACGCCCTGTGCTGGAAGTTGAAACAGTCGCCGCGTGTTACGGCGGTGTACTGCGCCCCGGGGAACGCGGGAACCGCCCTGGACGTTCAGAACGTCCCCATTGAGCCGGGCGACCATCGCGGCCTCGTGCAGTTCGCCAAGCGGGAAGGCATCGGTCTGACGGTGGTCGGGCCGGAAGAACCGCTGACCAAGGGCGTCGTCGACCTGTTCATCCGCGAGGGCCTGCGAATCTTCGGCCCCCGCCAGGACGCCGCCGAACTCGAAGGAAGCAAGGTCTTCGCCAAAGACCTGATGCGCCAGGCCGGCATCCCCACGGCCGATTATCGAATTTTCCGAGGCGCCCCCGACGCCGAGCACTACATCCTCTCGCGCGAGGTCGCCCTGATCGTCCGCTCCCGCGGCCGGTCGACGATCCGCAACACGATCCACTGCCGGACCGCGGCCGAGACGCTCGAGGCCGTCGAGCGGATTCTCGACCCCCGTGAGATGCTCAGCCCGGGCGTTCAGGTCGAGATCGAGGATCGGGGCGCTCGGAAGGTCTTCTCGACGATCGCCGAGGCTCGCGAGTTCGTGCTAAGCTGCCCGCTTGGGCTCGTGGTCAAGGCCGACGGCCTGGCGGCGGGCAAGGGCGTGTATGTTTGCAGCACGCTGCGGCAGGCGCTCGACGCGATCGACCAGATCATGGTCCGTCGAATCTACGGCCAGGCAGGCGACCGGGTTCTCATCGAAGAGAAACTCGACGGCCGCGAGACGAGCGTTCTGGCCCTGACCGACGGCCGGACGATCATCCCCCTGGCCTCCAGCCAGGACTACAAGCGGGCCCTCGACGGCGACGAGGGGCCGAACACCGGCGGCATGGGCGCCTTCTCCCCGACCCCGATGGTCACCGCCGACCTGATGCAGAACGTCGAGCGCGAGATTCTCGTGCCGATCGTCCACGCCCTGAAGCGCTCGCGAAGGCCCTTCCGCGGGGTCCTCTACGCCGGCCTGATGCTCACGAACCAGGGGCCAAAGGTCCTTGAGTTCAACGTCCGGTTCGGCGACCCCGAGACGCAGGTCATTCTGATGCGTCTGAAGTCCGACATCCTCGACGCTCTGGAGGCGGTGGTCGACGAGCGGCTCGACACGATCGACCTGCAATGGGACGCTCGCCCTGCCGTGACGGTCGTGATGGCCGCCGAGGGGTATCCCGGCCACTACGAGCGGAACCGCGGGATTCAGAACATCGCCGCGGCCGACCGACTCCCCGACGTGAAAGTCTTCCACGCCGGCACGAAGCTCCGTCCCGACCCTGAGGTGGGACGCGATCCGCGAATCCTCAGCGACGGCGGACGGGTCCTGAACGTCACCGCCCTCGGCGACGACCTGGCCCAGGCTCGTGAGCGGGCTTATGAAGCCGTGCGGACCATCCGATTCCCGGGGAGCGTCTACCGTCGCGACATCGCCGAAGGGATCGTCGAGGCGGACGGCGCCTGA
- the truA gene encoding tRNA pseudouridine(38-40) synthase TruA has product MRNIKLTIAYDGTDFHGWQRQPGLRTVQSVLDEAIERLTGTRPNTNASGRTDAGVHALGQVVHFLTASRHGPEVYLKALNATLPRDVRILDVAEVPQAFHATLDARSKRYRYRIDNAQYASPFELRYAWHVFHRLDVDAMNRAGAALVGRHDFRSFETDWPNRLSSVRTIYDVDVQRLGDVVHIEVEADGFLYNMVRAIAGTLSLVGTRKRPESWVADVLKAENRVEAGPTAPARGLFMLRVNYDRTPEGRATAP; this is encoded by the coding sequence ATGCGGAACATCAAGCTGACGATCGCCTACGACGGCACGGACTTCCACGGCTGGCAGCGCCAGCCTGGCCTGCGCACCGTGCAATCCGTGCTCGACGAGGCGATCGAGCGGCTCACGGGCACCCGGCCTAACACGAACGCCAGCGGTCGAACCGACGCCGGCGTCCACGCGTTGGGCCAGGTGGTCCATTTCCTGACCGCCTCTCGCCATGGGCCCGAAGTGTACCTCAAGGCGCTCAACGCCACCCTCCCGCGGGACGTCCGAATTCTGGATGTCGCCGAGGTCCCGCAAGCCTTCCACGCCACGCTCGACGCCAGATCCAAGCGGTATCGATACCGGATCGACAACGCCCAGTACGCCAGCCCGTTCGAGCTGCGATACGCCTGGCACGTCTTCCATCGACTCGACGTCGACGCCATGAACCGGGCCGGGGCCGCGCTCGTCGGGCGGCACGACTTCCGGAGTTTCGAGACCGACTGGCCCAACCGCCTCAGCTCCGTCAGGACGATCTACGACGTGGATGTTCAGCGACTGGGCGACGTCGTCCACATCGAGGTCGAGGCCGACGGCTTCCTGTACAATATGGTTCGGGCGATCGCCGGCACGCTCTCGCTGGTTGGGACTCGCAAGCGGCCCGAGAGCTGGGTGGCCGACGTCCTGAAGGCCGAGAATCGCGTCGAGGCCGGCCCGACCGCTCCCGCCCGCGGGCTGTTCATGCTCCGCGTCAACTACGATCGAACGCCCGAGGGCCGAGCGACCGCGCCATGA
- a CDS encoding aspartate-semialdehyde dehydrogenase, whose amino-acid sequence MKNVAVVGASGAVGERMIRLLEEREFPLASIKFLASERSAGKTVTFRGEKHTVRPISRDEFRDVDIVLSSTPAGVSREWSPIAAEAGAVVVDNSSAYRMDPEVPLVVPEVNPQDVAKNKGIIANPNCSTIQMVVALKPLHDAARIRRVVVSTYQSASGAGQKGVDEYEAQTRAWGRGEPVPAPAKFAHPILNNCLPQIDDFLPNGFTKEEMKMVDETRKIMGDDSIDVVPTCVRVPVAYSHSESILVETERPLSADEARTLWRNAPGLTIVDDPSTKQYPLAASAEGRDDVFVGRIRNDLKNPNALLFWCVSDNLRKGAATNAVQIAELLLKLEPARA is encoded by the coding sequence GTGAAGAACGTAGCCGTCGTCGGCGCCAGCGGCGCCGTGGGCGAGAGGATGATTCGCCTCCTGGAAGAGCGTGAGTTCCCCCTCGCTTCCATTAAATTCCTGGCCTCCGAACGGAGCGCTGGTAAGACGGTGACGTTCCGAGGCGAGAAACATACGGTCCGGCCGATCTCCCGCGACGAATTCCGCGACGTCGACATCGTCCTCTCGAGCACCCCGGCCGGCGTCTCCCGCGAGTGGAGCCCAATCGCCGCCGAGGCTGGCGCGGTCGTCGTCGACAACTCGAGCGCTTACCGGATGGATCCCGAGGTCCCCCTGGTCGTTCCCGAGGTCAACCCCCAGGACGTGGCCAAGAACAAGGGGATCATCGCCAATCCCAACTGTTCAACCATCCAGATGGTCGTGGCTCTCAAGCCGCTGCACGACGCCGCCCGGATCCGCCGCGTGGTCGTCAGCACGTACCAGTCGGCCTCTGGGGCCGGTCAGAAGGGGGTCGACGAATACGAGGCCCAGACCCGCGCCTGGGGCCGCGGCGAGCCCGTTCCCGCGCCGGCCAAGTTCGCCCACCCGATCCTCAACAATTGCCTCCCGCAGATCGACGATTTCCTCCCGAACGGATTCACCAAGGAGGAGATGAAGATGGTCGACGAAACGCGGAAGATCATGGGCGACGACTCGATCGACGTCGTCCCTACCTGCGTCCGTGTGCCGGTGGCCTACTCGCACAGCGAGTCGATCCTCGTCGAGACCGAACGGCCGCTCTCGGCCGATGAAGCGCGTACGCTCTGGCGGAACGCCCCCGGACTGACGATCGTCGACGATCCTTCGACGAAGCAGTATCCGCTGGCCGCCTCGGCCGAGGGACGCGACGACGTCTTCGTCGGCCGGATCCGCAACGACCTGAAGAATCCCAATGCGCTGCTGTTCTGGTGCGTCAGCGACAACCTCCGCAAGGGGGCCGCGACCAACGCCGTGCAGATCGCCGAGCTTTTGCTGAAGCTCGAACCGGCCCGCGCTTGA